The following coding sequences lie in one Rhodopirellula bahusiensis genomic window:
- the rnpA gene encoding ribonuclease P protein component — translation MSRSSEKRQFGFPKSSRVVRSGDFTTALRRGGVAANDCLVVFALPRDQPSSQTAEEGESRLGVTIPKKTGNAVVRNRWKRLIRETFRLHQAELPSQFDYVVRPKKDVAADWSLIERGFVKLVARAVRRSQSSGEKSSRGR, via the coding sequence ATGTCGCGGTCGTCGGAGAAACGACAGTTTGGTTTTCCGAAATCTTCGCGAGTCGTGCGGAGTGGTGACTTCACCACAGCACTCCGGCGAGGCGGAGTCGCAGCGAATGATTGCTTGGTCGTCTTCGCTTTGCCGCGTGACCAACCTTCTTCACAGACAGCTGAGGAAGGCGAGAGTCGGCTGGGAGTGACGATCCCCAAGAAGACCGGCAACGCGGTGGTTCGCAACCGATGGAAACGTTTGATTCGTGAAACGTTTCGGCTGCACCAAGCGGAACTGCCCAGCCAATTTGACTACGTCGTGCGACCGAAGAAAGACGTGGCGGCTGACTGGAGTCTGATCGAACGAGGGTTCGTTAAACTCGTCGCCCGAGCTGTGCGCCGCAGCCAATCGTCCGGCGAAAAATCAAGCCGCGGCCGCTGA